Proteins encoded in a region of the Shewanella polaris genome:
- a CDS encoding DUF3466 family protein yields the protein MKLKFDKALSLVAIGVLSVIGSAQAASVYEIVNIEDFDLNGTLDGTRNGYAMAINDEDELVGISKGKNKLTVDDVDDSIIDVEDGISEAETITYSVYSEIEANNFTFISSENASVGSWVPEFFSLAGTFDPSSTDTDSDDELIVNDVDTYFYGINNNGVKVGAYTGEELTLDYEGTSTTQEYFYYRDFEMRGIAVKNDIEYPLLPSYTTYEREQTADIDAATVEVGGWSVASRVNSNNLVVGYGSTALSSSSEDLIDACITAAEDTDADNPIPTDICVQAWQYPDEDYGTRYINYQTRGFVWDLDNLDEDGLPELTVLELGLTPDEDSTLIYTAQGLGINSNGDVAGRSHVYRNGNEDDLYFDAAYWIKDGNGDYQYNWVEMDDEVYYSIAYDINDSGILVGSYSKYIDGYLRSKFFTLDTNNPEEGIITPNDFLTSLSDLSSKPKDINNQGQVVGYIESTYDQEKPRPKVGFLFDNNTSEFVNLNDQLTCESKGYEKNTDGEWVRHTISVEDGTGEILTYGTDISIVEANSINEDGTIVGTGFILKPEYQYDDDNELIIGENGLPLFELDGNGDPVTSYLPRMVVLKTTGGEACSSSDVDDDDESYERLGAASFAWLFTLPLLWLRRRVKK from the coding sequence ATGAAGTTAAAGTTTGATAAAGCCTTATCACTTGTTGCGATAGGTGTTCTAAGTGTCATTGGATCGGCCCAAGCTGCATCAGTATATGAAATTGTTAATATCGAAGATTTCGATTTAAACGGTACCCTTGATGGCACACGAAATGGCTATGCCATGGCCATTAATGATGAAGATGAACTCGTTGGCATTTCCAAAGGTAAAAATAAGTTAACGGTAGATGACGTTGATGATTCAATCATTGATGTGGAAGATGGTATTTCTGAAGCTGAAACCATTACCTATTCAGTCTATTCTGAAATTGAAGCTAACAACTTTACCTTCATTTCAAGTGAAAATGCCTCCGTGGGTTCTTGGGTTCCTGAATTTTTTAGCTTAGCTGGTACATTTGATCCTTCTAGTACTGATACTGATTCAGACGATGAATTAATTGTGAATGATGTAGATACCTATTTTTACGGTATCAACAACAATGGTGTCAAAGTAGGTGCTTATACGGGTGAAGAACTCACTTTAGATTACGAAGGTACCAGCACCACTCAAGAGTACTTTTACTATCGTGATTTTGAAATGCGCGGTATAGCCGTCAAAAATGACATCGAATATCCGTTATTACCTTCTTATACTACTTATGAGCGTGAACAAACTGCTGACATTGATGCTGCGACTGTTGAAGTGGGTGGTTGGTCTGTTGCTTCAAGGGTGAATAGCAATAACCTTGTAGTAGGTTATGGCAGCACAGCCTTATCGTCCTCAAGTGAAGACCTTATCGATGCTTGTATTACTGCTGCAGAAGATACCGATGCAGATAATCCAATTCCAACAGATATTTGTGTACAGGCTTGGCAATACCCTGATGAAGATTACGGCACGCGTTATATTAATTATCAAACTCGTGGTTTTGTGTGGGATCTCGATAATTTAGATGAAGATGGTTTACCAGAGCTAACAGTATTGGAATTGGGGCTTACCCCTGACGAAGATTCAACGCTTATTTATACAGCGCAAGGTCTTGGTATTAACTCTAACGGTGATGTTGCAGGTCGTTCTCATGTATATCGTAATGGTAACGAAGATGATTTGTACTTTGATGCTGCCTATTGGATAAAAGATGGTAATGGCGACTATCAATACAATTGGGTTGAAATGGATGACGAAGTCTATTATTCCATTGCTTATGATATCAATGATTCCGGTATTCTTGTGGGCAGTTACAGCAAGTATATTGATGGTTATTTACGTAGTAAGTTCTTTACATTAGATACCAATAATCCAGAAGAAGGCATCATAACGCCTAATGACTTCCTAACGTCGTTATCAGATTTAAGCAGTAAGCCAAAAGACATCAATAATCAAGGTCAAGTGGTTGGTTATATTGAATCTACCTACGATCAAGAAAAACCGCGTCCGAAAGTTGGTTTCTTATTTGATAATAACACCAGCGAATTTGTAAACTTAAATGATCAGTTAACCTGTGAGTCTAAAGGTTATGAGAAAAATACTGACGGTGAATGGGTTCGTCACACGATAAGTGTTGAAGATGGTACCGGTGAAATATTAACCTATGGAACTGATATATCAATCGTAGAAGCTAATAGTATTAATGAAGATGGCACTATCGTCGGGACTGGGTTTATCCTTAAGCCTGAATATCAATACGATGATGACAATGAATTAATCATTGGTGAGAATGGGTTACCTCTGTTTGAATTAGATGGTAATGGTGATCCTGTCACATCTTACTTGCCACGTATGGTTGTTTTGAAGACCACTGGTGGTGAAGCCTGTAGTTCTTCTGATGTAGACGATGATGATGAGTCTTATGAGCGTTTAGGTGCAGCTAGCTTTGCTTGGCTATTCACCTTGCCATTATTATGGTTACGTCGTCGAGTCAAAAAGTAG
- the rmf gene encoding ribosome modulation factor has product MKRQKRDRLDRAFSKGFQAGVGGRSKEVCPHSNLDSRSQWLGGWREGIDGRLNGLFNK; this is encoded by the coding sequence ATGAAAAGACAGAAAAGAGATCGTTTAGACAGGGCATTTTCAAAAGGATTTCAAGCCGGAGTGGGAGGGCGATCGAAAGAGGTTTGCCCCCATTCAAATCTGGATTCTCGATCTCAATGGTTAGGCGGTTGGCGTGAAGGTATTGACGGTCGCCTCAATGGCCTATTTAACAAGTAA
- the fabA gene encoding bifunctional 3-hydroxydecanoyl-ACP dehydratase/trans-2-decenoyl-ACP isomerase, translated as MEKANSFTKEQLIACGHGNLLGPNRPRLPVDNMLMIDRIITINENGGEYGKGEIIAELDITPDLWFFDCHFVSDPVMPGCLGLDAMWQLVGFYLGWEGAEGKGRALGVGEVKFTGQVLPEAKKVTYKLNIKRKIHRKLVMGIADATMEVDGRQIYAATDLKVGIFSDTSTF; from the coding sequence ATGGAAAAAGCTAATAGTTTCACGAAAGAACAACTTATCGCCTGTGGTCATGGCAACCTTTTAGGTCCAAACAGACCACGTTTACCTGTCGACAATATGTTGATGATAGATCGTATTATTACCATTAATGAAAATGGTGGAGAATATGGTAAAGGTGAAATTATTGCTGAACTTGATATCACACCTGACTTATGGTTTTTTGATTGCCACTTTGTCAGTGATCCCGTTATGCCTGGTTGCTTAGGTTTAGATGCAATGTGGCAACTGGTTGGCTTTTACTTAGGCTGGGAAGGCGCTGAAGGTAAAGGTCGTGCATTAGGCGTTGGTGAGGTGAAATTTACCGGACAAGTATTGCCTGAAGCCAAGAAAGTGACTTACAAGCTCAATATTAAACGTAAAATTCATCGTAAATTGGTTATGGGTATTGCCGATGCTACTATGGAAGTCGATGGTCGCCAAATTTATGCTGCAACTGATTTAAAAGTGGGTATTTTCAGCGACACCTCAACGTTTTAA
- a CDS encoding AAA family ATPase, whose translation MNSTLLPSAKLAPQYHLPDSSTCAFFPSHLLLGQERVVDTFKLMSKIDSQHLFLADFLGVDRPLFIDALVTQANTPSSQYLVATKKLQEDSEIQFKWQQTLPPEHVGIIAKQESLSCYLQGTIRRADLLGRMLKTDKSSVYKPGALASNHFVFICLASLWQRENLWDLLMQILHDGFYRINNELAPIPLNCKIILVGSGLSYSQLRVEDRNFSRHFPLLAEMSNEVDLTQHPESAYVQWLNVLAHAESVELEPPSLLPIFWYSSRLVEHQQRLSLSMLEFRQLLGQAKAYCGQSALNAGAIAKALEKLTFRHNSSEVYSAQSFDDNFINLPTKGAMVGQINALTVIDTGDYTYGEPARITSSVHYGDGEVADIERKSELGGNIHAKGMMILSACLYRIFGRDAPLHLNANIVFEQSYQEIDGDSASLAEYCCLMSAIAEQPIIQSLAVTGALDQFGNVQAIGGVNEKIEGFFNLCQRRGLSGEQGVIMPKANVLQLNLEPAVIEAIDKGLFHIHAIEHMDQAVELLMQMPAGIANEDNDFAPDTLYGLVQQRLDKLAGQDDDDVQLNFFAKLLARLHII comes from the coding sequence ATGAATTCAACGCTATTGCCTAGTGCGAAACTCGCTCCTCAATATCATTTACCAGACTCATCGACTTGTGCATTTTTCCCTAGTCATTTATTGCTTGGTCAAGAACGAGTTGTCGATACCTTCAAACTCATGAGCAAAATAGATTCACAACATTTATTTCTTGCTGATTTTTTAGGTGTAGATAGACCACTATTTATCGATGCGTTGGTAACTCAAGCGAATACACCATCAAGTCAATACTTGGTGGCAACTAAAAAGTTACAGGAAGATAGTGAGATTCAATTTAAATGGCAGCAAACTCTTCCACCTGAACATGTCGGTATTATCGCTAAACAAGAGTCACTGTCTTGCTATTTACAAGGGACAATTCGCCGTGCGGATCTACTAGGTAGAATGCTTAAAACTGATAAATCAAGCGTTTATAAGCCTGGCGCTTTAGCGTCTAACCATTTCGTGTTTATTTGCTTAGCATCATTATGGCAGCGAGAAAACCTTTGGGATTTGTTAATGCAAATTCTGCATGATGGTTTTTACCGCATCAATAATGAGTTAGCCCCCATTCCACTTAATTGTAAGATCATACTTGTAGGTTCTGGTTTATCGTATAGTCAGCTTAGAGTTGAAGATCGAAACTTTAGTCGTCATTTTCCATTGTTGGCTGAAATGAGCAACGAAGTTGATTTAACACAGCATCCTGAGTCTGCGTATGTACAGTGGTTGAATGTGCTTGCCCACGCAGAATCGGTTGAGTTAGAACCACCTAGTCTATTACCGATATTTTGGTATAGCTCCCGTTTGGTCGAGCATCAGCAACGGTTAAGTTTAAGCATGTTGGAATTTAGACAACTATTAGGTCAAGCAAAAGCCTATTGTGGTCAATCTGCATTAAATGCTGGCGCTATTGCTAAAGCATTGGAAAAGTTAACCTTCCGTCATAATAGTTCTGAAGTATATTCTGCTCAAAGTTTTGATGATAATTTCATCAATCTGCCAACTAAAGGCGCTATGGTAGGCCAAATTAATGCCCTTACGGTGATAGATACTGGTGATTATACTTATGGCGAACCTGCACGTATTACCTCATCAGTTCATTATGGCGATGGTGAAGTGGCAGATATTGAACGTAAATCAGAGCTAGGCGGCAATATTCACGCTAAGGGCATGATGATCCTATCTGCTTGCTTATACCGAATTTTTGGTCGTGATGCACCTCTTCATCTCAATGCTAATATTGTATTTGAGCAGTCTTATCAAGAAATTGATGGTGATAGTGCTTCACTCGCAGAGTATTGCTGTTTAATGTCTGCAATAGCAGAGCAACCTATTATTCAAAGTTTAGCGGTGACAGGCGCATTAGATCAGTTTGGCAATGTGCAAGCGATTGGTGGCGTAAATGAAAAAATTGAAGGTTTCTTTAATTTATGTCAACGCCGAGGCCTAAGCGGTGAACAAGGTGTTATTATGCCTAAAGCCAATGTATTACAATTGAATCTCGAACCCGCTGTCATTGAGGCTATTGATAAAGGATTATTTCATATCCATGCTATTGAACATATGGATCAAGCAGTTGAACTGCTGATGCAGATGCCTGCTGGTATTGCCAATGAAGATAATGACTTTGCTCCAGACACGCTTTACGGATTAGTACAACAACGTTTAGATAAATTAGCAGGGCAAGATGACGACGATGTGCAATTGAACTTTTTTGCTAAATTGTTAGCTAGATTACACATTATATAG
- a CDS encoding LysR family transcriptional regulator, translated as MDLKALHYFIEVVNAGGFAKACHTAFVTQPALSKAIRLLEEELGMVLLERGKRGSQIRLTEAGQVVYQHALTLLEGRQLMMAELDSLRNLSGGTLRLGLAPLGSAELFAPVIAKFRQQYPNVELKLLVRGGIEQTVALHKDEIELATGIIDFEDEFDGIRVRNESMVVVLPAAHELASKNTLQLSELNQLAQVMFEPEYALYELVLAACAKAGFKPINITRVSHADFGIALVAAGIGVMILPKIIAERYRVDAVVNIPLASEDLRWELSLFWRKQKHLSFAAQAMLKLVKQHLSQLESQPKI; from the coding sequence ATGGATCTTAAAGCACTGCACTATTTCATTGAGGTTGTTAATGCTGGCGGTTTCGCTAAAGCATGTCACACAGCATTTGTAACTCAACCGGCCCTCTCAAAGGCGATACGCCTACTGGAAGAAGAACTTGGTATGGTATTGCTAGAACGCGGTAAACGCGGCTCACAAATACGGTTAACTGAAGCTGGCCAAGTAGTATATCAACATGCATTAACGTTACTGGAAGGTCGCCAACTCATGATGGCTGAGCTCGATAGTTTACGTAACTTAAGTGGTGGTACGCTAAGGCTAGGTTTAGCGCCGCTTGGAAGTGCTGAGTTATTTGCCCCTGTGATAGCAAAGTTTAGGCAGCAATATCCTAATGTTGAGTTGAAGTTACTGGTACGCGGTGGGATAGAACAAACTGTAGCCTTACACAAAGATGAAATAGAGCTTGCGACTGGCATTATTGATTTCGAAGATGAGTTTGATGGTATTCGCGTTCGTAATGAGTCAATGGTGGTAGTACTGCCCGCAGCTCATGAGTTAGCGAGTAAAAATACCCTACAGTTAAGTGAACTGAATCAATTAGCTCAGGTGATGTTTGAACCAGAATACGCCCTATATGAACTAGTATTAGCCGCTTGTGCAAAGGCAGGATTTAAACCGATAAATATCACTCGTGTTAGCCATGCCGATTTTGGTATTGCACTGGTGGCCGCTGGCATAGGGGTAATGATACTGCCAAAAATTATTGCTGAACGATACAGAGTTGATGCGGTTGTTAATATTCCCTTAGCCAGTGAGGATTTACGTTGGGAACTATCGCTGTTTTGGCGTAAACAAAAACATTTATCTTTTGCGGCGCAAGCCATGCTTAAACTAGTGAAACAACATTTGAGTCAACTAGAGAGTCAACCAAAAATCTAA
- a CDS encoding CidA/LrgA family protein, whose product MLSLLNTHNTYLKCKTTLIIQVSGLCLFAWLCQLAAHSVHSIIPGSVIGLGVLLVLLSCKWVPEKIVNQGSAWLIGDLLLFFIPPVVAMTKYKLILESYGAELIICMLLASTSVLLGTAFIVDKLFKFERQQRLNNITSQRLRAV is encoded by the coding sequence ATGTTATCTTTACTGAATACCCATAACACTTATTTAAAGTGTAAAACAACCTTAATTATCCAAGTGAGTGGTTTATGTTTATTTGCTTGGTTATGTCAATTGGCAGCTCACTCCGTTCATTCTATTATTCCTGGCAGTGTTATTGGTTTGGGGGTGTTATTAGTCTTATTGTCTTGTAAGTGGGTTCCCGAAAAAATTGTTAATCAAGGTTCAGCATGGTTAATTGGTGATTTGCTATTATTTTTTATCCCCCCTGTAGTCGCTATGACCAAGTATAAATTAATACTCGAAAGCTATGGTGCTGAGTTGATTATATGTATGTTATTGGCGAGTACGAGTGTCTTATTGGGGACGGCGTTTATTGTCGATAAGCTATTTAAATTTGAACGTCAGCAACGTTTAAACAACATTACATCTCAGCGTTTACGTGCAGTTTAA
- a CDS encoding LrgB family protein, translated as MNSSLLGVLCLLLTLVGYYFSKRLYLRQQRIWFAPIILAPTIILLTVVIFQIPLVDYFQFTHWLPALLAPATIAFAVPIYKERALIKRYPLTISVGVLVGLCLGVGSSWLILHFTHMPAELSKSLIVRSVSTPFAIEATSAFGGVPELTAMLVLVTGIMGMLICDPLFKAAKIKSSLARGISLGASAHGAGAAKANQIGREEGVVASLTMIFTGIAMVITAPLFALLF; from the coding sequence ATGAATAGTTCATTATTAGGTGTATTGTGTTTATTACTCACGTTGGTAGGTTATTATTTTAGTAAGCGTTTGTACTTACGTCAGCAGCGCATTTGGTTTGCCCCCATTATTTTAGCACCAACTATTATTTTGTTGACTGTGGTGATATTTCAAATTCCATTAGTCGATTATTTTCAATTTACCCATTGGCTGCCTGCGTTATTAGCGCCTGCGACAATTGCTTTTGCGGTACCCATTTATAAAGAAAGGGCTCTGATTAAGCGTTATCCATTAACCATAAGTGTTGGTGTCTTAGTGGGGTTATGTTTGGGCGTTGGCTCATCATGGTTGATTCTCCATTTCACTCATATGCCGGCAGAACTATCTAAAAGCCTAATTGTAAGATCTGTGTCAACTCCCTTTGCTATTGAAGCAACAAGTGCATTTGGTGGCGTCCCTGAATTAACCGCAATGTTAGTGTTAGTGACAGGTATTATGGGAATGCTCATTTGTGACCCTCTTTTTAAAGCTGCCAAGATAAAAAGCAGCTTGGCACGAGGAATATCATTAGGCGCATCAGCCCATGGTGCTGGAGCAGCTAAAGCGAATCAAATTGGCCGAGAAGAAGGCGTTGTCGCAAGTTTAACGATGATTTTTACTGGTATAGCCATGGTGATCACCGCGCCTTTATTCGCGTTATTGTTTTAA
- a CDS encoding ArsR/SmtB family transcription factor has product MDNEQYIDALKALAEPNRLRLFWLLIHVDQRITLAEAMDVTKETQYNVSRNLKILYKAKLLTQEKSGKWVYYTLAEQKLPHWCAIVESVRTLPPTGFSDVSSLCMKRLAMRINNQCVVGPNSDEWLNQF; this is encoded by the coding sequence ATGGATAATGAACAATATATAGATGCTTTAAAAGCACTCGCCGAACCCAATAGGCTGCGTCTATTTTGGCTACTAATACATGTTGACCAACGAATTACGCTTGCTGAAGCCATGGATGTGACCAAAGAGACGCAATATAATGTATCGCGGAATTTAAAAATACTTTACAAAGCCAAACTACTCACTCAAGAAAAATCAGGTAAGTGGGTTTATTACACTCTTGCGGAACAGAAACTGCCTCATTGGTGTGCCATTGTTGAATCAGTACGAACTCTTCCACCAACGGGATTCTCGGATGTGTCGTCCCTTTGTATGAAACGTTTAGCAATGAGAATTAACAATCAATGTGTGGTTGGACCCAATAGTGACGAATGGCTCAATCAATTTTAA
- a CDS encoding type 1 glutamine amidotransferase, with the protein MKIGILLCGDVPTPLTEKFGDYSSCLKNQLNLERDAKVTVLNVYQKLELPSDFDNYDGYIIGGSLAGVNDDLDWIKQLTLFIRNVFYSGKKLLGICFGHQMIHHALGGVVMRSPAGWGLGAYEVTLRQDFEQLHAGETISILAIHQDQVVRPAKCFDIIAGNDFCPNYLTRYKKQVLTVQGHPEFNFLFFSALINASENSFSPAILEHAVEERTSEKDRLYFNHCANNFILER; encoded by the coding sequence ATGAAAATTGGAATATTGTTATGTGGTGATGTACCAACTCCCTTAACGGAAAAGTTTGGAGATTACTCAAGTTGTCTTAAAAATCAATTGAATTTGGAACGTGACGCAAAGGTGACAGTTTTGAACGTTTATCAAAAACTAGAATTGCCAAGTGATTTTGATAATTATGACGGTTACATCATCGGTGGAAGTCTCGCTGGAGTAAATGATGACCTTGACTGGATAAAACAACTAACATTATTTATTCGCAATGTTTTCTATAGTGGGAAAAAACTTCTAGGCATTTGCTTTGGACATCAAATGATCCATCATGCATTAGGTGGTGTTGTCATGCGCTCCCCTGCTGGTTGGGGATTAGGTGCTTATGAAGTGACATTACGCCAAGACTTTGAACAACTACACGCTGGAGAAACAATATCAATATTAGCCATCCATCAAGATCAAGTTGTTCGGCCTGCAAAATGTTTTGATATTATCGCCGGAAATGATTTTTGTCCCAATTATCTAACACGATATAAAAAACAAGTATTAACGGTTCAAGGCCATCCAGAATTTAATTTCCTATTTTTTTCAGCATTAATCAATGCAAGTGAAAACAGTTTTTCACCAGCAATATTAGAACATGCAGTAGAAGAACGTACGAGCGAAAAAGATAGACTTTATTTTAACCATTGCGCCAATAACTTTATCCTTGAACGATAA
- a CDS encoding permease: MDINKITIALNEFIHVGGALIIVIAVVSVLTGFMREYIPQDKLQKKLVKHEKWGPLLGALFGMLTPFCSASVVPVTMGMATMGVSLGTLLSFLISAPLCNFIVLAMIFATFGLKVTLSYLAITLFAAIFGGWFITKTPWRNEIKRGGELETKTAPPRCSASIAKTQSCATSQPAQTCGSINSGCDSSATLTMVDVIPSKSTNALRFAWALFKKIIPYVLLGALISGVSAAYLSADIVEKYVGGDNVFSILIAAVIGVPVYLRIEMAIPLLKVLIVKGMGMGPAMALIIGGTGASLPEIALVSAVLKPKAVVAFVSIILTTAIIGGLLFQYVI; encoded by the coding sequence GTGGATATAAATAAAATTACAATTGCATTGAATGAATTCATTCATGTAGGAGGGGCACTAATTATTGTTATAGCTGTAGTTTCTGTTTTAACAGGCTTTATGCGCGAATATATTCCACAAGATAAGCTACAAAAAAAACTTGTTAAACATGAAAAATGGGGACCATTACTGGGTGCTCTGTTTGGAATGTTGACACCTTTTTGTAGCGCTTCTGTTGTGCCTGTTACTATGGGAATGGCAACTATGGGTGTGTCATTAGGTACCCTTTTAAGCTTTTTGATTTCAGCACCGCTTTGTAATTTTATTGTATTGGCCATGATATTCGCCACCTTCGGATTAAAAGTGACACTGAGTTACTTAGCGATTACCTTATTTGCAGCAATCTTTGGCGGATGGTTTATTACCAAAACACCTTGGCGCAATGAAATTAAGCGCGGGGGCGAGTTAGAAACCAAAACAGCCCCACCACGTTGTTCAGCATCAATAGCTAAAACGCAAAGCTGTGCTACATCACAACCAGCACAAACATGCGGCAGTATAAATAGTGGCTGTGACTCTTCAGCTACACTCACTATGGTTGACGTAATCCCCTCAAAATCGACTAATGCACTGCGTTTTGCGTGGGCTTTATTCAAAAAAATTATCCCCTATGTATTGCTTGGTGCTCTGATCAGTGGAGTGTCTGCAGCATACTTATCTGCAGATATCGTTGAAAAGTATGTCGGTGGAGACAATGTGTTTTCGATCTTAATTGCCGCAGTAATTGGGGTTCCAGTATATTTACGTATCGAAATGGCTATTCCACTTCTTAAAGTATTGATTGTGAAAGGTATGGGTATGGGTCCAGCTATGGCGCTTATTATCGGGGGAACTGGTGCGAGTCTTCCAGAAATTGCACTTGTTTCTGCAGTGCTAAAGCCAAAAGCCGTTGTTGCGTTCGTCTCAATTATACTCACAACAGCCATTATCGGCGGCCTGTTATTTCAATATGTTATTTAA